One Agrobacterium sp. RAC06 DNA segment encodes these proteins:
- a CDS encoding NAD(P)/FAD-dependent oxidoreductase: protein MLDISPATKIDTALAKLEGVLASGDIDTAVNLFQADCYWRDLVTFTWNLKTLEGHKQIRDMLASQLATTKPSNFVQDSKEAASEAGGVTEGWFEFETDVARGYGHIRLREGLIWTLLTTMTELKGHEEPRGFRRPMGAEHGHDRNRRTWKEKQDTEAAELGYTIQPYVVIIGGGQGGIALGARLRQLGVPTIIIEKNQRPGDSWRKRYKSLCLHDPVWYDHLPYIPFPENWPVFTPKDKVGDWLEMYTRVMELNYWGSTTAKSAQYDEATGEWTVVVERDGKEVVLKPKQLVLATGMSGKANVPKFEGQDIFKGEQQHSSQHPGPDAYAGRQVVVIGSNNSAHDICAALWEAGADVTMLQRSSTHIVKSDSLMEIGLGDLYSERAVQSGMTTRKADLIFASLPYRIMHEFQIPIYNRIREQDAEFYRALEKAGFMLDFGDDDSGLFMKYLRRGSGYYIDVGACDLVIDGSIKLKSGVDVSHLTENAVVLKDGTELPADLIVYATGYGSMNGWAADLISREVADKVGKCWGLGSNTTKDPGPWEGEQRNMWKPTRQEALWFHGGNLHQSRHYSQYLSLQLKARQAGIDTPVYGLSEPHHMS, encoded by the coding sequence ATGCTTGATATCAGCCCCGCAACCAAGATCGATACGGCACTTGCAAAACTCGAGGGGGTGCTTGCAAGCGGCGACATCGACACCGCCGTCAACCTGTTTCAGGCCGACTGCTACTGGCGCGACCTGGTGACCTTCACCTGGAACCTGAAGACGCTGGAAGGCCATAAGCAGATCCGCGACATGCTGGCGAGCCAGCTTGCGACAACCAAACCTTCCAACTTTGTCCAGGATAGCAAAGAGGCGGCGTCCGAAGCCGGCGGCGTCACCGAGGGCTGGTTCGAATTTGAAACCGACGTTGCCCGTGGCTATGGCCATATCCGCCTCAGGGAGGGCCTGATCTGGACGCTTCTGACCACCATGACGGAACTCAAGGGTCACGAGGAGCCCCGGGGTTTCCGTCGCCCAATGGGGGCAGAGCACGGCCATGACCGCAACCGCCGGACCTGGAAGGAGAAGCAGGACACCGAGGCAGCCGAACTCGGCTACACCATCCAGCCCTATGTCGTGATCATCGGCGGCGGCCAGGGTGGCATTGCGCTCGGCGCGCGTCTTCGCCAGCTCGGCGTGCCGACCATTATCATAGAGAAGAACCAACGACCCGGAGACAGCTGGCGCAAACGCTACAAGTCACTCTGCCTGCACGACCCGGTCTGGTACGATCACCTGCCATATATCCCTTTCCCGGAAAATTGGCCGGTCTTCACGCCGAAGGACAAGGTGGGCGACTGGCTGGAAATGTATACCCGGGTCATGGAGCTCAACTATTGGGGCTCGACCACGGCGAAGTCAGCGCAATATGACGAGGCGACAGGCGAATGGACGGTGGTGGTCGAGCGCGACGGCAAGGAAGTGGTGCTCAAACCTAAGCAGCTGGTGCTGGCAACCGGCATGTCGGGCAAGGCCAATGTTCCGAAATTCGAAGGTCAGGACATCTTCAAGGGCGAACAGCAGCATTCCTCGCAGCATCCAGGACCGGATGCCTATGCCGGCAGACAAGTCGTTGTGATTGGCTCCAACAATTCCGCCCATGACATCTGCGCGGCACTTTGGGAAGCCGGCGCCGACGTCACCATGCTGCAACGCTCGTCCACCCATATCGTCAAGTCGGACTCGCTGATGGAGATCGGACTAGGCGATCTTTACTCCGAACGGGCAGTCCAGAGCGGCATGACGACGCGAAAGGCGGACCTGATCTTCGCGTCCCTGCCCTACCGGATCATGCACGAGTTCCAGATCCCGATCTACAACAGGATCCGCGAGCAGGATGCTGAGTTCTATCGGGCGCTCGAAAAGGCTGGCTTCATGCTGGATTTCGGCGATGACGATTCAGGCCTGTTCATGAAATACCTGCGCCGGGGGTCGGGCTATTACATCGATGTCGGGGCCTGCGATCTCGTCATCGACGGCTCGATCAAGCTGAAGTCGGGCGTCGATGTCTCGCACCTGACGGAGAATGCCGTCGTGCTGAAGGACGGCACGGAGCTTCCGGCGGACCTCATCGTTTACGCGACTGGCTACGGCTCGATGAACGGCTGGGCTGCCGATCTCATCTCGCGCGAAGTGGCTGACAAGGTCGGCAAGTGCTGGGGCCTCGGCTCGAACACGACCAAGGACCCCGGTCCCTGGGAGGGTGAACAGCGCAACATGTGGAAGCCGACGCGACAGGAAGCGCTGTGGTTCCATGGCGGCAACCTTCACCAGTCACGCCACTACTCGCAATACCTGTCACTGCAATTGAAGGCACGTCAGGCCGGGATCGACACCCCCGTCTACGGCCTCAGCGAGCCGCACCATATGTCGTGA
- a CDS encoding type II toxin-antitoxin system HipA family toxin, which produces MTRVLDVYFRDTKAGVLGRLDDGLLTFAYDGAYLLDQRSRAISFSMPLQEKPFGDQVVRPFFSGLLPDEGARQRLAGALGLSAGNAFGLLEIIGGECAGALSLYPPGTAPEPPGQSQAEILTSERLDEILSRLRTRPLLGGDEGIRLSLAGAQDKLAVIVDGDSIALARDGRPTTHILKPLIQALEGTVENEYFCMRLGARLKLPVPHVEIRLDGATAFLLVERYDRTKAADGIIERLHQEDFCQALSVPPELKYEAEGGPGTERALGLIDQVCARPAADRLQFIRMLIFHYLVGNADAHGKNYALLYGSDEPDLAPIYDVVCTAVYPRLSKRLAMKIGGRDVPDTIQMKHWTTLVPETKSSQRILVRDLAQMAERILSEADALVAELADEGIRHPILSAIRKVISTRAGLLQKAAEQVS; this is translated from the coding sequence ATGACACGCGTCTTGGACGTCTATTTTCGCGACACCAAGGCGGGCGTACTCGGCCGGCTTGATGACGGCCTGCTGACTTTTGCCTATGACGGCGCGTATCTCCTGGACCAACGATCGCGTGCGATCTCGTTCTCGATGCCCCTGCAAGAAAAGCCATTTGGTGATCAGGTGGTGCGCCCGTTTTTCTCCGGCCTCTTGCCGGACGAAGGCGCACGGCAACGCCTAGCCGGCGCGCTCGGCCTTTCGGCAGGCAATGCTTTCGGGCTACTGGAAATTATCGGGGGTGAATGCGCAGGTGCCTTGTCACTCTATCCCCCCGGCACGGCGCCCGAACCTCCCGGCCAGTCCCAAGCCGAAATTCTCACTTCGGAACGTCTGGATGAAATTCTCAGCAGGTTGCGGACCCGCCCTTTGCTTGGTGGAGACGAGGGCATTCGCTTATCGCTCGCCGGCGCGCAGGATAAACTGGCGGTCATTGTCGATGGAGATTCCATTGCCTTGGCGAGAGATGGTCGACCAACGACCCATATCTTGAAACCGCTCATCCAGGCGTTGGAAGGCACGGTGGAGAACGAGTATTTTTGTATGCGGCTGGGTGCCCGCCTCAAGCTGCCGGTACCCCATGTCGAGATACGCCTAGACGGGGCGACTGCCTTTCTCCTGGTTGAACGTTATGATCGGACGAAGGCTGCAGACGGCATCATTGAGCGCCTACACCAGGAAGACTTTTGCCAGGCCCTTAGCGTACCGCCGGAGCTGAAGTATGAGGCCGAGGGCGGACCGGGAACAGAACGGGCTCTCGGGCTGATCGACCAGGTCTGCGCTAGACCTGCCGCGGATCGGTTACAGTTCATCCGCATGCTGATCTTCCACTATCTCGTCGGCAACGCCGATGCCCACGGCAAGAACTACGCCCTGCTTTACGGCTCCGATGAACCGGATCTGGCACCGATCTACGATGTCGTTTGCACGGCCGTTTATCCTCGCTTGTCAAAGAGGCTCGCCATGAAGATTGGCGGCCGCGATGTGCCCGACACGATCCAGATGAAGCATTGGACGACATTGGTGCCCGAAACCAAATCTTCTCAGCGCATCCTTGTTCGCGATCTTGCCCAAATGGCCGAAAGGATTTTGAGCGAGGCCGATGCCCTTGTTGCAGAACTGGCCGACGAGGGGATCAGGCACCCCATCCTGAGCGCAATTCGCAAGGTCATCTCTACTCGGGCTGGTTTGCTACAGAAAGCCGCGGAGCAGGTGTCTTAA
- a CDS encoding NAD(P)H-binding protein, translating to MLGATGTIGRATSAALVRQGYEVVCFVRPPAGSSGASVTTTLSHVLEGASVRLVDVSDPVSLDRDGFSGSRFDSVISCMASRTGAPKDAWAIDHRAQLNVLEAAQRAGVEHFVLLSAICVQKPLLAFQQAKLAFEAALMASGLRYSIVRPTAFFKSLSGQIERVRNGRPFLIFGDGTLTSCKPISDGDLGGYLVDCLEDARLWNCISPIGGPGEAITPRQQGEALFELLGRQPKFQSVPVALLDGIIAGLSTLGLVAPSLREKAELARIGRYYATESMLVLDPQTGLYDAEATPSTGTETLFDFYRSVVAGGDLPDRGDHAVF from the coding sequence CTGCTGGGCGCCACCGGCACGATCGGTCGCGCGACATCTGCGGCTCTCGTGCGGCAGGGATATGAGGTGGTCTGTTTTGTCCGGCCGCCCGCTGGTTCCAGTGGAGCGAGCGTGACAACGACACTCTCTCATGTGCTAGAGGGTGCATCCGTCCGGTTGGTCGATGTTTCCGATCCGGTATCACTGGATCGCGATGGATTTTCCGGCTCCAGGTTCGATAGTGTGATCTCGTGCATGGCCTCACGCACCGGGGCGCCCAAGGATGCCTGGGCCATAGATCACCGCGCGCAGCTGAACGTGCTGGAAGCGGCACAGCGTGCAGGCGTTGAACATTTCGTCCTTTTGTCTGCCATCTGCGTGCAGAAGCCGCTTCTCGCCTTTCAACAGGCCAAGCTGGCGTTTGAGGCAGCCCTGATGGCATCCGGTCTTCGCTATTCCATCGTGCGCCCGACCGCTTTCTTTAAATCCTTGTCCGGCCAGATCGAACGCGTCCGCAATGGTCGCCCCTTTCTGATCTTCGGAGACGGCACACTGACCTCCTGCAAGCCCATCAGCGATGGCGATCTGGGCGGTTATCTTGTCGACTGCCTGGAAGATGCACGCCTCTGGAACTGCATCTCGCCGATCGGCGGGCCGGGTGAGGCGATCACCCCACGCCAGCAAGGTGAGGCACTCTTTGAACTTCTCGGGCGCCAGCCGAAGTTCCAATCCGTTCCAGTCGCCTTGCTCGACGGCATTATCGCTGGCCTTTCAACCCTTGGTCTGGTCGCACCGTCGCTGCGCGAGAAGGCGGAACTGGCACGGATCGGCCGCTACTACGCAACCGAATCCATGCTTGTGCTCGATCCGCAGACAGGGCTGTACGATGCAGAAGCCACGCCTTCGACAGGGACCGAGACTTTGTTCGACTTCTACCGCTCGGTTGTGGCCGGCGGCGACCTGCCTGACAGAGGCGACCATGCCGTCTTTTAG
- a CDS encoding helix-turn-helix domain-containing protein, whose protein sequence is METIKDTKSLGMLIREERKQQGLTQEQLAGVIGVGVRFVRELEAGKESCQIGRAMQVLAGLGLVVSVGRRQGPRS, encoded by the coding sequence ATGGAAACGATCAAAGATACGAAAAGCCTCGGAATGCTGATCCGTGAGGAGCGCAAACAGCAGGGTTTAACCCAGGAGCAACTCGCCGGGGTGATTGGTGTGGGCGTACGGTTTGTGCGTGAACTCGAGGCTGGCAAAGAGAGCTGCCAGATTGGCCGTGCGATGCAAGTCTTGGCTGGTTTGGGCCTCGTTGTTTCGGTCGGGCGTCGCCAGGGCCCGCGATCATGA
- a CDS encoding alpha/beta fold hydrolase encodes MMMTIFAWLAGFIVLGIIAMAVWLYEPDKQRAALEEIYAGEYRIVDGARLRLRDTGPTAAQAIVMLHGFGASLDTWEDWAQALSTRYRVIRFDLPGFGLTGPDPTGDYTDARSMKILGDLMDQLDVARVSLIGNSLGGRIAWHFAALHPDRVINLVLVSPDGFASPGFDYDKQSETPLIMRALPYTAPRSMLKANLAAAYGNPDVLSEASVTRYHDMMLAPGVRPAILARMSQVILREPGPTLARIQAPTLLLWGEKDSMIPTSNADDYLQDLPNATLVRLPGLGHLPFEEDPVQSLVPLERFLSGETP; translated from the coding sequence ATGATGATGACGATCTTTGCCTGGCTGGCCGGGTTCATTGTCCTTGGGATCATCGCCATGGCGGTCTGGCTTTATGAGCCCGACAAACAGCGTGCCGCATTGGAGGAAATCTATGCAGGGGAATATCGCATTGTCGACGGGGCTCGTCTGCGACTGCGCGACACCGGCCCTACGGCCGCCCAGGCCATTGTCATGCTCCACGGTTTTGGCGCCAGCCTGGATACCTGGGAGGATTGGGCACAGGCCTTGTCGACACGGTACCGGGTTATTCGCTTCGACTTGCCGGGATTTGGGCTGACCGGTCCAGATCCGACGGGCGACTACACCGACGCTCGCAGCATGAAGATCCTGGGCGACCTGATGGACCAGCTGGATGTGGCCCGCGTCAGCCTGATCGGCAATTCCCTGGGTGGACGTATTGCCTGGCACTTTGCCGCCTTGCATCCGGATCGGGTTATCAATCTCGTCCTGGTCTCCCCCGATGGTTTCGCCAGTCCGGGCTTTGACTATGACAAGCAATCAGAGACGCCGCTGATCATGCGTGCTTTGCCCTACACGGCACCGCGCAGCATGTTGAAGGCCAATCTGGCCGCCGCATATGGAAATCCGGACGTCCTGAGCGAGGCAAGCGTGACCCGCTACCACGACATGATGCTGGCACCTGGCGTGCGGCCAGCAATCCTCGCACGCATGAGCCAGGTAATCCTGCGCGAACCCGGTCCAACACTCGCCCGCATACAGGCCCCGACGCTGCTTCTATGGGGTGAGAAAGACAGCATGATCCCGACCAGCAATGCGGATGATTATCTGCAAGACCTGCCAAATGCCACGCTGGTGCGCCTGCCGGGCCTTGGCCATCTGCCCTTTGAGGAAGATCCGGTTCAATCACTTGTTCCCTTGGAGCGCTTCCTGTCAGGCGAGACGCCATAG